Proteins from one Bacteroidota bacterium genomic window:
- a CDS encoding ABC transporter ATP-binding protein, protein MASVELNNLTKTYNKGQVLAVDTISFSVEKGELFGLIGPDGAGKTSIFRMLTTLLLPDGGSATVDGFDIVKDYKTIRGRVGYMPGKFSLYQDLTVEENLNFFATVFDTTIEENYDLIKDIYIQIEPFKNRRSGKLSGGMKQKLALSCALIHKPSVLFLDEPTTGVDAVSRKEFWEMLKRLKEQGITILVSTPYMDEATLCDRIALMQAGKILSINTPEKIVNSYEGNLFAIKSEAMYKLLLDLREYENTLTCFAFGEYHHLAFREEEKNYKNEILDYLKNKGHPTVEIKKAVPTIEDCFIKLLKN, encoded by the coding sequence ATGGCTTCTGTTGAATTAAATAACCTTACCAAAACCTACAACAAAGGTCAAGTTCTTGCTGTAGACACTATTTCCTTTTCAGTTGAGAAAGGAGAATTGTTCGGATTGATTGGTCCAGATGGCGCAGGCAAGACCAGTATTTTCAGAATGCTCACTACACTTCTTCTTCCCGATGGCGGCTCAGCAACAGTTGACGGTTTTGATATTGTAAAAGACTACAAAACAATTCGGGGAAGAGTTGGCTATATGCCCGGAAAATTTTCTCTCTATCAGGATCTGACAGTGGAAGAGAATTTGAATTTTTTCGCTACAGTGTTTGATACAACGATTGAGGAGAATTATGATTTGATAAAAGATATTTATATACAGATAGAGCCATTCAAAAACCGCAGATCCGGGAAACTTTCCGGTGGCATGAAACAAAAACTCGCGCTGAGCTGCGCACTCATTCACAAACCATCCGTTTTATTTTTAGACGAACCCACCACAGGTGTTGACGCAGTTTCTCGAAAAGAATTCTGGGAAATGCTGAAGCGGCTGAAAGAACAAGGAATTACGATTCTTGTTTCTACTCCTTATATGGATGAAGCAACTTTGTGTGATAGAATTGCATTAATGCAAGCAGGAAAAATTTTATCGATAAACACTCCTGAAAAAATTGTGAATTCATACGAAGGGAATTTGTTCGCGATAAAATCTGAAGCAATGTATAAACTCCTTCTCGATCTGCGCGAATACGAGAACACACTTACTTGTTTTGCGTTTGGAGAATATCATCACCTTGCTTTTAGAGAGGAAGAAAAAAATTACAAAAATGAAATTCTGGACTATCTAAAAAATAAAGGACACCCAACTGTTGAAATAAAAAAAGCGGTACCAACAATTGAAGATTGCTTTATTAAATTGCTGAAGAATTAA
- a CDS encoding ABC transporter ATP-binding protein, with product MREAVIKTEKLTKRFGDFIAANELTFEVYAGEIFGFLGANGAGKTTAMRMLCGLSIPTSGKATVAGFNVFKQTDDIKKNIGYMSQKFSLYEDLTVMENIRFYAGIYGLSNKQIKEKSEGLIEQLGLQQSAKKLVRELPLGWKQKLSFSVAIVHQPKIVFMDEPTSGVDPVTRRQFWDLIFAAADKGMTIFVTTHYMDESEYCNRVSIMVDGVIKALDTPHNLKKQFSANSMDEVFHGLAREAKRKSD from the coding sequence ATGAGAGAAGCAGTTATTAAAACGGAAAAACTCACCAAACGCTTTGGAGATTTCATCGCTGCGAATGAACTTACATTTGAAGTTTATGCAGGAGAAATTTTTGGATTCCTCGGTGCGAACGGTGCGGGAAAAACCACCGCAATGAGAATGCTTTGCGGACTTTCCATCCCCACATCAGGGAAAGCAACCGTTGCGGGTTTCAATGTATTTAAACAAACAGATGACATTAAAAAAAATATCGGCTACATGAGTCAGAAATTTTCGCTGTATGAAGATTTGACCGTGATGGAGAACATTCGTTTTTACGCAGGTATTTATGGATTGTCGAACAAACAAATTAAAGAAAAGAGCGAAGGATTGATTGAACAATTAGGATTGCAACAATCCGCAAAAAAATTAGTACGTGAGCTTCCGCTTGGATGGAAACAGAAATTATCTTTTTCTGTCGCCATCGTTCATCAACCGAAAATTGTTTTCATGGATGAACCCACCAGTGGTGTTGATCCCGTTACACGAAGACAGTTTTGGGATCTGATTTTCGCAGCGGCAGATAAAGGCATGACAATTTTTGTCACTACGCATTACATGGATGAATCGGAATATTGTAACCGCGTTTCAATTATGGTGGATGGGGTAATAAAAGCACTGGATACGCCACATAATCTGAAAAAACAATTTTCCGCTAATTCAATGGATGAAGTTTTTCACGGGCTTGCTCGCGAAGCAAAACGAAAAAGTGATTAA
- a CDS encoding ABC transporter permease has protein sequence MKQLLIFIRKEFYHVFRDRKTLLMLFGLPIAQIILFGFALTNEIKNAKIVVMDYSKDITTTQITDKIEASKYFDIEKSLMSHREIEDKFKEGKIKLAVIFPENFSNDLFHLHKAQIQIIADASDMNTANTLTNYLSAIMLDYQRELVKHAIIPMSIVPEIRMLYNPELKGEHTFIPGIMAMIMLLVCVMMTSISIVKEKELGTMEILLVSPFKPIMVIFAKFIPYLLISFFNVTSILLLSVYALHLPIQGNIFLLYGESLLFIVTGLSIGLLISISAQSQQTAMFGSMMATMLPTLLLSGFMFPIENMPMPLQIISNVVPSKWFFIIVKAIMIKGAGFTTIWKETLILVGMTLLFLTISLKKFKIRLA, from the coding sequence ATGAAACAGTTATTAATTTTCATAAGAAAAGAGTTTTATCATGTGTTCCGCGACCGGAAAACGTTGCTCATGCTTTTCGGTTTACCGATTGCGCAGATTATATTGTTCGGTTTCGCACTCACCAATGAAATCAAAAACGCAAAAATTGTGGTGATGGATTATTCTAAAGATATAACTACCACACAAATCACAGATAAGATTGAAGCCAGCAAGTATTTCGATATTGAAAAATCATTGATGAGCCATAGAGAAATCGAAGATAAATTCAAGGAAGGAAAAATTAAACTCGCTGTCATCTTTCCAGAAAATTTCAGTAACGATTTGTTTCATCTCCATAAAGCACAAATCCAAATCATTGCCGATGCATCCGACATGAATACAGCCAACACACTCACAAATTATCTCTCGGCAATTATGCTAGACTATCAGCGCGAACTGGTGAAACATGCAATTATCCCTATGAGCATTGTTCCTGAAATACGAATGCTTTACAACCCCGAACTCAAAGGCGAACACACATTTATTCCAGGCATTATGGCGATGATCATGCTGCTCGTGTGCGTAATGATGACTTCTATTTCTATTGTAAAAGAAAAAGAGCTCGGCACAATGGAAATCCTTTTGGTATCGCCATTCAAGCCCATCATGGTGATCTTTGCAAAATTCATTCCTTATCTTTTGATTTCTTTTTTTAATGTAACATCCATTCTTCTTCTTAGTGTATACGCGCTTCATTTGCCAATTCAGGGAAATATTTTTCTTCTTTATGGAGAAAGTCTGCTGTTCATCGTCACAGGACTTTCCATTGGTCTGCTTATTTCTATTTCCGCACAATCGCAGCAAACCGCCATGTTCGGTTCTATGATGGCAACCATGCTTCCCACTCTTTTACTCAGCGGATTTATGTTCCCGATTGAAAATATGCCAATGCCGCTGCAGATTATTTCGAACGTGGTGCCCAGCAAATGGTTTTTCATCATCGTAAAAGCTATTATGATAAAAGGTGCCGGTTTTACAACCATCTGGAAAGAAACTTTGATTCTTGTGGGAATGACTTTACTTTTTCTGACAATCAGCTTGAAGAAATTTAAAATCCGATTAGCGTGA